A single genomic interval of Spirosoma linguale DSM 74 harbors:
- a CDS encoding band 7 protein (PFAM: band 7 protein~KEGG: rpi:Rpic_1605 band 7 protein), which produces MEFLSFMSTWSWLIGLLIAVVLYKLVLRFLFGMVIVPEDRIGLVTKKYVLVGADRGLPDGRIIATKGEAGYQAQTLAPGLYWWLWPWQYGITMQPFTVIPEGKIGLVLSNDGAELPTGNILARRVDSDNFQDTERFLSSGGQKGRQTAILTPGTYRINPYAFTITIAEMTVIRENMVGIITTLDGAPLQPGQIAGKNVEGHNNFQNVDYFLQNGGNRGLQPQVVLAGSYYINPWAIQIEEIPMTEVPIGHVGVVISYIGEDGEDVTGASFKHGNIVQKGYRGVWMEPIGPGKYPINTFTMKVEVVPTTNLVLNWANARTEAHALDRNLSTITVRSKDGFPFNLDVAQIIHIPSVEAPKVIARFGSMNNLVSQVLEPTIGNYFRNSAQDSDVIAFLSTRKERQEAAREHIRTVLEVYNVNAVDTLIGDIVPPDSLMKTLTDRKIAQEEEKTYETQRMAQEKRQGMERETALADIQREVVKAQQSVEIAQRTADAAVKKSEGEARSLKLQVGAESEATKVRAEANAEARRRQAAADAEATKLTADAEAERIAKTGTAEAEKILAIGRSTAEAYELQVKAMGDENFTRFKITEEIGKGHIRVIPDIVINGNGNGTEGSLNGLMGLKLLEQIEERKTGKPTKIVDITKTTPEKE; this is translated from the coding sequence ATGGAGTTTTTATCCTTTATGTCTACCTGGTCCTGGTTGATCGGGTTGCTCATTGCGGTTGTACTGTACAAATTAGTGCTCCGCTTTCTGTTCGGCATGGTGATCGTGCCCGAAGACCGCATTGGTCTGGTAACCAAAAAATATGTACTCGTGGGTGCCGACCGTGGCTTACCCGATGGGCGGATTATTGCCACCAAAGGCGAAGCTGGTTATCAGGCACAGACGCTGGCGCCCGGCTTGTACTGGTGGCTTTGGCCCTGGCAATATGGCATTACCATGCAGCCCTTTACGGTTATTCCGGAAGGTAAGATTGGGTTGGTGCTCTCCAACGACGGAGCCGAACTGCCAACGGGTAACATCCTCGCCCGACGTGTGGATTCCGACAACTTTCAGGATACCGAACGGTTCCTGAGCAGTGGCGGCCAAAAAGGTCGTCAAACGGCTATCCTGACGCCCGGTACATACCGGATCAACCCCTATGCGTTCACGATTACGATTGCCGAAATGACCGTCATCCGGGAAAATATGGTCGGCATTATTACTACACTGGACGGTGCTCCTCTTCAACCGGGGCAGATCGCCGGCAAGAATGTGGAAGGGCATAACAACTTCCAGAATGTTGATTATTTTTTACAAAACGGCGGTAACCGGGGTCTGCAACCGCAGGTAGTGCTGGCGGGTTCGTATTACATTAACCCCTGGGCTATTCAGATTGAGGAGATTCCGATGACCGAAGTGCCAATTGGCCACGTTGGTGTCGTGATTTCGTACATCGGCGAAGATGGAGAAGACGTTACCGGAGCCTCGTTTAAACACGGCAACATCGTGCAGAAAGGCTACCGGGGCGTCTGGATGGAACCCATCGGGCCGGGTAAGTACCCAATCAATACTTTTACAATGAAGGTTGAAGTAGTCCCGACAACGAACCTGGTGCTGAACTGGGCCAACGCCCGTACGGAAGCGCACGCACTTGACCGAAACCTCTCAACTATCACCGTGCGGTCTAAAGATGGTTTCCCGTTCAATCTCGATGTTGCGCAGATCATTCATATTCCATCCGTTGAAGCGCCGAAAGTGATTGCCCGCTTTGGCAGTATGAATAACCTGGTGTCGCAGGTGCTGGAGCCCACTATTGGTAACTACTTCCGAAACTCGGCTCAGGACTCAGACGTCATTGCCTTCCTCAGCACCCGTAAGGAACGACAGGAAGCAGCTCGCGAACATATTCGTACCGTGCTTGAAGTGTATAACGTTAATGCCGTTGACACGCTCATCGGCGACATTGTACCGCCCGATAGCCTGATGAAAACCCTCACCGACCGGAAAATTGCGCAGGAGGAAGAAAAGACCTACGAAACGCAGCGGATGGCGCAGGAAAAACGGCAGGGTATGGAACGCGAAACGGCCCTGGCCGATATTCAGCGCGAAGTGGTGAAAGCGCAGCAAAGTGTCGAGATAGCCCAGCGGACGGCCGATGCCGCCGTGAAAAAGTCGGAAGGGGAGGCCCGAAGTCTGAAATTACAGGTCGGTGCCGAATCGGAAGCTACAAAAGTTCGGGCGGAAGCCAATGCCGAAGCACGCCGTCGGCAGGCAGCCGCTGATGCGGAAGCCACCAAACTGACGGCCGATGCCGAAGCGGAGCGGATAGCCAAGACCGGTACCGCCGAAGCCGAAAAAATTCTGGCCATTGGTCGCTCTACGGCGGAGGCTTACGAGCTACAGGTAAAAGCCATGGGCGATGAGAACTTTACTCGTTTCAAAATCACAGAAGAAATTGGCAAAGGGCATATCCGCGTCATTCCTGATATTGTGATCAATGGCAATGGCAACGGTACCGAAGGGTCACTCAATGGCCTGATGGGCTTGAAACTGCTTGAACAGATCGAAGAACGCAAGACGGGCAAGCCCACAAAAATTGTCGATATAACAAAGACGACTCCGGAGAAAGAGTAA
- a CDS encoding ABC transporter related protein (PFAM: ABC transporter related; ABC transporter transmembrane region~SMART: AAA ATPase~KEGG: scl:sce5644 carbohydrate ABC transporter): MDKAASKKGPSKRPSSPLIGLLKPYTRPIILLILLALVSNGVNLVLPMLIAHGIDDYAAGRFELRTMLIEFLGASLFILVFTYLQSLVQTYASERVARDLRTKLAAKISRQSFSYIQQTNPSRLLTNLTSDIDSVKLFVSQAIVSIVSSLCIIIGASILLISINWQLALAVLTIVPIIGVTFYLVLKKVRVLFKRSREVIDWLNRVINESILGSAIIRVLNSQQLEYDKFLAANTEAKDLGLAILRLFAALIPIISFTANMAALTILVLGGHFVITGSMSLGDLAAFSSYLALLIFPIVVIGFMSNVIAQASASYERVDQVLRVSETTQTGTLAVTLRGDIDLENVSVYYGEKPALKNVSFSVKAGSRTAIVGPTAAGKSQLLYLLTGLINPDSGSVNYDGQPITDYDDASFHQQVGFVFQDSIIFNLSLRENIAFSDTVTDESLAKAIATAELQEFIDSLPQKLQTVVSERGSSLSGGQKQRIMLARALALNPRVLLLDDFTARVDAHTEQKILANVQQNYPGLTLLSVTQKIAPVEGYEQIILLMEGEIIAKGTHAELLLSSPEYVQIYQSQRSTSQYEVRS, from the coding sequence ATGGATAAAGCTGCGTCGAAGAAAGGGCCGTCTAAAAGGCCATCGTCTCCGTTGATAGGTCTGCTCAAACCCTATACCCGGCCAATTATCCTGCTGATCCTGCTCGCGCTGGTTAGCAATGGAGTCAACCTTGTGTTGCCCATGCTGATCGCGCACGGGATAGATGACTATGCCGCCGGGCGGTTTGAATTGCGCACCATGCTCATCGAATTCCTGGGAGCTTCGCTGTTCATTCTTGTTTTCACGTACCTCCAGAGCCTTGTCCAGACATACGCGTCGGAACGGGTCGCACGGGATTTACGAACGAAGCTGGCGGCTAAAATTTCGCGGCAGAGTTTCAGCTACATTCAGCAAACGAATCCATCCCGCTTACTAACAAACCTGACGTCGGATATTGATTCGGTCAAATTGTTCGTTTCGCAGGCGATTGTGTCCATTGTCTCGTCGCTGTGCATCATTATCGGTGCCAGTATTCTGCTAATCAGTATCAACTGGCAACTGGCGCTGGCAGTCCTGACCATTGTACCGATCATTGGCGTTACGTTTTACCTGGTGTTGAAGAAGGTTCGGGTATTGTTCAAGCGAAGCCGGGAGGTAATTGACTGGCTCAACCGGGTTATCAACGAAAGTATACTTGGGTCGGCGATCATCCGGGTGCTGAACTCCCAACAACTTGAATACGATAAATTTCTGGCGGCAAATACCGAGGCCAAAGATTTAGGGTTAGCCATTTTACGATTGTTTGCGGCCCTTATCCCCATAATCAGTTTTACCGCAAACATGGCGGCTCTGACGATTCTGGTGCTGGGCGGGCACTTTGTCATTACGGGAAGCATGTCGCTGGGCGATCTGGCCGCTTTTAGCAGCTACCTCGCGTTACTGATTTTTCCGATTGTCGTGATCGGGTTTATGAGTAACGTCATAGCGCAGGCATCTGCTTCGTACGAACGCGTCGATCAGGTGCTTCGGGTTTCCGAAACTACCCAGACCGGTACACTGGCCGTGACCCTGAGGGGCGATATTGACCTGGAAAACGTGTCAGTTTATTACGGCGAAAAACCGGCCTTAAAAAACGTGTCGTTCTCGGTAAAAGCCGGAAGCCGAACGGCCATTGTCGGCCCAACGGCGGCCGGAAAGAGTCAACTACTGTATCTGCTCACCGGACTGATCAATCCTGATTCGGGCAGCGTAAACTACGATGGTCAACCGATCACCGACTACGACGATGCGTCGTTTCATCAGCAGGTCGGGTTCGTTTTTCAGGATAGCATTATCTTCAACTTGAGCCTCCGCGAAAACATTGCCTTTAGTGACACCGTAACCGATGAGTCGCTGGCGAAGGCCATTGCTACGGCGGAATTGCAGGAGTTCATTGATTCGCTGCCGCAGAAACTCCAGACGGTTGTGTCCGAACGCGGCAGCAGCCTGTCGGGGGGGCAGAAACAGCGAATTATGCTGGCACGCGCACTGGCACTCAATCCGAGGGTATTATTACTGGATGATTTTACCGCGCGCGTGGATGCCCATACGGAGCAGAAAATCCTGGCGAATGTTCAGCAGAATTATCCTGGTCTGACGCTGTTGTCGGTAACGCAGAAAATTGCACCAGTAGAAGGTTACGAACAGATTATTCTGCTGATGGAGGGAGAAATTATTGCCAAAGGCACCCACGCGGAACTTCTGTTAAGTAGCCCCGAGTACGTTCAGATTTATCAATCCCAACGCAGCACCAGCCAGTATGAAGTACGATCTTAA
- a CDS encoding ABC transporter related protein (PFAM: ABC transporter related; ABC transporter transmembrane region~SMART: AAA ATPase~KEGG: sfu:Sfum_1390 ABC transporter related), protein MKYDLNQAIGPKQEKNATYKALRKLLALINDEQQRLILALVAILINSSLTLVSPVLIGRTIDNYVQKKDYNGILLNAGILLGIYIVAFVTNYVQTRLMGGIGQRTLFKLRNAVFNKLQELPVAFFTQNKAGDLISRINNDTDKLNQFFSQSLMQFVGSIFIMTGAGLFLLFIKLPLGAAALSPAILMWVFTQATSAWVKRKNAANLKSVGNLSAEIQENLNNFKVIIAFNRRDYFRKRFDEANEQSYRTAVGAGLANNVFTPVIGMAANLGQLIVLTFGIYLISTGSFTVGLLISFFSYVNNFYNPLRQLAALWANFQVALAAWDRISHLLAMQTDLLPVGSTLPVQTSALLSFQHVSFSYPDGKEVLHDISFDLARGKTYALVGPTGGGKTTTASLIARLYDPTSGTIVLDGNDIRSYTPEERTRKIGFILQEPFLFTGTVRENILYGNESYQTYTNEQLAEVIQESNLDNLVDRFDEGLDTKVQNGGDAISLGQKQLIAFIRAVLRNPDLLILDEATANVDTVTEQLLDEILRKLPEKTTRIIIAHRLNTIESADEIFFVNSGQVTQAGSLNDAVTMLLDGKRVS, encoded by the coding sequence ATGAAGTACGATCTTAATCAGGCTATCGGGCCAAAACAGGAAAAAAACGCCACTTATAAAGCCCTACGCAAACTACTGGCGCTGATTAATGACGAGCAGCAGCGGCTGATTCTGGCGTTAGTGGCTATCCTGATCAATTCAAGTCTGACACTGGTAAGCCCCGTGTTGATCGGTCGTACCATCGACAATTACGTTCAGAAGAAGGACTACAACGGCATTCTGCTAAATGCGGGTATTCTGCTGGGTATTTACATCGTTGCCTTCGTAACGAATTACGTGCAGACACGCCTGATGGGCGGCATAGGGCAGCGGACGCTGTTCAAACTTCGGAATGCCGTCTTCAATAAGCTACAGGAACTGCCCGTAGCTTTCTTCACCCAGAATAAAGCAGGGGATCTGATTTCCCGGATTAACAATGACACCGACAAACTGAACCAGTTCTTTTCGCAGTCGCTGATGCAGTTTGTGGGCAGCATCTTTATTATGACCGGCGCGGGTCTGTTTTTGCTGTTCATCAAATTGCCACTCGGAGCCGCAGCGCTCTCGCCCGCCATCCTGATGTGGGTTTTCACTCAGGCAACGTCGGCCTGGGTAAAGCGGAAGAATGCCGCCAACCTGAAAAGTGTGGGGAATTTGAGTGCCGAAATTCAGGAAAATCTGAACAATTTCAAGGTTATCATTGCGTTCAATCGGCGCGATTATTTCCGGAAACGGTTTGATGAAGCCAATGAGCAAAGTTACCGGACAGCCGTTGGGGCGGGGTTGGCCAATAACGTATTTACGCCCGTCATTGGCATGGCCGCTAACCTGGGGCAACTTATTGTGCTGACCTTTGGGATTTACCTGATCTCGACGGGCAGCTTTACGGTTGGACTGCTGATCAGCTTTTTCTCGTACGTCAACAATTTCTATAATCCGTTACGGCAATTGGCGGCTTTATGGGCCAACTTTCAGGTAGCTTTAGCCGCCTGGGATCGTATCTCGCACCTGCTGGCCATGCAAACGGATTTGTTGCCAGTCGGGAGTACACTACCAGTACAAACGTCGGCTCTGTTATCCTTTCAGCATGTTTCGTTCAGTTACCCTGACGGTAAAGAGGTGCTGCACGACATCAGTTTCGACCTGGCGAGGGGCAAGACCTACGCGCTCGTTGGGCCAACCGGGGGCGGAAAAACGACCACCGCGTCGCTCATTGCGCGGTTGTATGACCCAACCAGCGGAACCATTGTGCTCGATGGGAATGATATTCGTTCGTACACGCCCGAGGAGCGCACCCGTAAGATCGGCTTCATTTTACAGGAACCCTTTCTGTTTACCGGTACGGTGCGCGAAAATATTCTTTATGGAAATGAGTCGTATCAGACTTACACCAACGAACAACTGGCCGAAGTTATCCAGGAGTCCAATCTGGATAATTTAGTTGACCGTTTTGATGAGGGACTGGACACAAAAGTCCAGAACGGAGGAGATGCCATTAGCCTTGGGCAGAAACAGCTTATTGCCTTTATCAGGGCCGTTTTGCGCAACCCCGACCTGCTTATCCTAGACGAAGCTACCGCCAACGTCGATACGGTTACAGAGCAGTTGTTGGACGAAATTCTCCGGAAACTGCCCGAAAAAACGACTCGCATCATCATCGCTCACCGGCTGAATACCATCGAAAGCGCCGACGAAATATTCTTTGTCAATTCAGGGCAGGTTACGCAGGCCGGTTCATTGAACGATGCGGTTACTATGTTGCTGGACGGAAAGCGCGTGAGCTAA
- a CDS encoding fatty acid hydroxylase (PFAM: fatty acid hydroxylase~KEGG: mxa:MXAN_6907 hypothetical protein) codes for MPFSLFGAEKIPFDSLHNIEKNIPNIILWAVPVMLFFTVIEMAVTYYQEKEFYEKKETIGSILVGLGNLVVTAALKVGLLYMCIWIYNLIPWRMELQWWTLIPCYIIYDFFSYWAHRVSHEQRFWWATHIVHHSGEHYNLTVSYRLSWIQHLKIVFFLPVAFMGFHPIIFFVTNQIAVLFQFWVHTEYIRRMPAWIEYIFATPSNHRVHHGSQEKYIDKNFGATFIFWDRIFGTFQPEEEPVIYGVTTNITNKANPFFINFHELTDMVSDVRQAKGFRKKLFYIFGSPVKIAEEKKEMERQQLEKASVAA; via the coding sequence ATGCCTTTTTCTTTATTTGGTGCCGAGAAAATCCCCTTCGACAGTCTACACAACATCGAGAAAAACATTCCTAATATCATTTTATGGGCTGTTCCAGTCATGCTGTTTTTTACGGTTATTGAAATGGCCGTTACGTATTATCAGGAGAAAGAATTCTACGAAAAGAAAGAAACGATTGGGTCTATTCTGGTCGGATTGGGCAATCTGGTCGTCACGGCAGCGCTGAAAGTAGGTTTGTTGTACATGTGCATCTGGATTTATAACCTCATTCCCTGGCGCATGGAGTTACAATGGTGGACGCTCATTCCGTGCTACATTATTTATGATTTCTTCAGTTATTGGGCGCACCGTGTATCGCACGAACAACGGTTCTGGTGGGCTACACACATCGTTCACCACTCCGGTGAGCATTATAATTTGACGGTATCTTACCGACTAAGCTGGATTCAGCATTTGAAGATTGTCTTCTTTCTGCCCGTTGCTTTCATGGGATTTCACCCGATTATTTTCTTCGTAACCAACCAGATTGCGGTGCTTTTCCAGTTTTGGGTGCATACTGAATACATCCGACGGATGCCCGCCTGGATTGAGTACATCTTTGCCACCCCGTCTAACCACCGGGTGCATCATGGCTCGCAGGAAAAATACATTGACAAGAATTTTGGGGCGACATTCATTTTCTGGGATCGTATTTTTGGCACATTCCAGCCGGAAGAAGAACCGGTTATTTACGGCGTTACGACCAACATCACCAACAAAGCAAATCCGTTCTTCATCAACTTCCACGAGCTTACCGATATGGTCAGCGATGTGAGACAAGCGAAGGGATTCCGTAAGAAGTTGTTCTATATTTTCGGTAGCCCTGTAAAAATTGCCGAAGAGAAAAAGGAGATGGAACGGCAACAGCTGGAGAAAGCATCCGTTGCGGCCTGA
- a CDS encoding branched-chain amino acid aminotransferase (TIGRFAM: branched-chain amino acid aminotransferase~PFAM: aminotransferase class IV~KEGG: dat:HRM2_10750 branched-chain amino acid aminotransferase) codes for MTTDVLQIELRKAERSRIQEVDFNHLPFGKHFSDHMFVADFIDGQWQNQMIVPFDNFTLSPALSSLHYGQSIFEGMKAFKNEEGQVSLFRPYANFERINESARRMCMATLPEEVFIGGLEALLRVDADWVPNTPDSSLYVRPYMFATDTYLGVAPSKTYRFCIFTCPVGAYYSNPPKLKVETEYIRSAPGGVGYAKCAGNYGGSLYPTLMAQQQGYDQLIWTDAREHKYIEESGTMNIMFVIDGKLVTPATSDSILKGVTRDSILQIARSWGMEVEERLVSIDEVIGAIENGRLTEAFGAGTAVGSSPYSLIGYNGKDYMLPEFAPEESFAVKVKNYLADLRTGKVEDTFGWMHHV; via the coding sequence ATGACGACAGACGTATTACAAATTGAATTGCGAAAAGCGGAACGCTCTCGCATTCAGGAGGTAGATTTTAACCATCTGCCTTTCGGCAAACATTTTTCGGACCACATGTTCGTGGCCGATTTCATAGATGGTCAGTGGCAGAATCAGATGATTGTGCCGTTCGACAATTTCACGCTAAGCCCTGCTCTGTCGTCGCTACATTATGGCCAGTCTATTTTTGAAGGCATGAAAGCGTTCAAAAATGAGGAAGGTCAGGTTTCTCTGTTCCGCCCTTACGCGAACTTTGAGCGTATCAACGAATCAGCCCGGCGCATGTGCATGGCTACGCTACCCGAAGAAGTATTCATCGGTGGCCTGGAAGCCCTGCTCCGTGTTGATGCCGATTGGGTTCCTAACACGCCCGACAGTTCGCTTTATGTACGTCCTTATATGTTTGCTACGGATACGTACCTGGGTGTTGCGCCTTCGAAAACTTACCGATTCTGCATCTTTACCTGCCCGGTGGGTGCCTATTACTCGAACCCGCCAAAGCTAAAGGTTGAAACCGAATACATCCGCTCGGCACCGGGTGGCGTTGGTTATGCCAAGTGCGCCGGTAACTACGGTGGCTCGTTGTATCCGACCCTGATGGCGCAGCAACAAGGCTATGACCAGTTGATTTGGACCGACGCCCGCGAACACAAATACATCGAGGAATCGGGCACGATGAACATCATGTTCGTCATTGACGGTAAGCTTGTAACCCCGGCTACCTCCGATTCAATCCTGAAAGGGGTTACCCGTGATTCTATTCTTCAAATTGCCCGGAGTTGGGGTATGGAGGTAGAAGAGCGGCTGGTATCTATCGATGAAGTGATCGGTGCGATTGAGAACGGTCGTTTGACAGAAGCTTTCGGTGCGGGCACGGCGGTGGGTTCATCACCTTACTCGCTCATCGGGTATAATGGCAAAGATTACATGCTGCCCGAATTTGCCCCCGAAGAGTCATTTGCCGTTAAAGTAAAAAACTACCTGGCCGATCTTCGCACCGGCAAAGTAGAAGACACCTTCGGCTGGATGCACCACGTGTAG
- a CDS encoding ATP/cobalamin adenosyltransferase (TIGRFAM: ATP/cobalamin adenosyltransferase~PFAM: cobalamin adenosyltransferase~KEGG: hypothetical protein), protein MKIYTKTGDKGQTALIGGRRVSKSDLRLDAYGTVDELNSWIGLVRDQPVNTNRREFLKEIQDRLFTVGSELATDPEKAPKRPMPAITSDDVTLLEQAMDAMDTELPELRAFVLPGGHQSVSFCHLARTVCRRAERIIITLNEQAFSSVENVDELVIQYVNRLSDYLFVLSRKMAQELDAEEVTWKPRALPSN, encoded by the coding sequence ATGAAGATTTACACAAAAACAGGCGATAAAGGACAAACGGCGCTGATTGGCGGGCGTAGAGTAAGCAAAAGCGATCTGCGGCTCGACGCCTATGGAACTGTTGATGAACTAAACTCCTGGATTGGGTTGGTTCGTGACCAACCGGTCAACACTAATCGTAGGGAGTTCCTTAAAGAAATTCAGGATCGACTTTTCACGGTTGGGTCCGAACTGGCGACTGATCCGGAAAAGGCTCCCAAGCGGCCAATGCCCGCCATCACATCCGATGATGTGACGCTGCTGGAGCAGGCAATGGATGCCATGGATACTGAACTGCCGGAATTACGCGCGTTCGTTTTACCGGGCGGTCATCAATCCGTTTCATTCTGCCATCTGGCCCGTACGGTTTGCCGCCGTGCCGAACGCATCATCATTACGTTGAACGAACAGGCTTTCAGTTCTGTCGAAAACGTAGATGAACTGGTGATTCAATACGTTAATCGCCTGTCGGACTATTTATTCGTACTGAGCCGAAAAATGGCACAGGAATTGGACGCCGAGGAAGTAACCTGGAAGCCAAGAGCGTTGCCATCCAATTAA
- a CDS encoding hypothetical protein (KEGG: similar to CG6723-PA), with protein MKAGIFFVRVWRILSIAGFLFALFSSYISYPDAVAVRFDEQNQPIQTLGRETIFYLAIGIFIINNTLINLASRLIAKVPTDKLPVPNHEIWAANRPALNLIFKNWFSLLMSAINTIVGLGLLVLSFLNRSDRPIRAVEYAWLLPLSTAILIAVLAWLPIRLFMKPNNDD; from the coding sequence ATGAAAGCAGGTATCTTTTTTGTCCGAGTATGGCGCATTCTCTCCATTGCCGGATTCTTATTCGCTCTTTTCAGCAGTTACATCTCGTATCCCGATGCGGTAGCCGTTCGTTTCGACGAGCAGAACCAACCCATTCAGACCCTGGGGCGCGAAACAATTTTCTATTTGGCCATCGGCATTTTTATCATCAACAACACCCTGATAAATCTGGCCTCCCGGCTGATCGCCAAAGTGCCAACCGACAAACTTCCGGTGCCGAATCACGAAATCTGGGCAGCAAACAGGCCAGCGTTGAATCTAATCTTCAAGAATTGGTTCAGCTTGCTCATGTCGGCTATTAATACAATAGTTGGCCTGGGCCTGTTGGTTCTGTCGTTTCTTAATCGATCCGACCGGCCGATTCGGGCTGTTGAGTATGCCTGGCTACTGCCTCTGAGTACGGCTATCCTGATTGCTGTACTGGCCTGGTTGCCCATTCGTCTATTCATGAAACCCAATAACGATGACTAA
- a CDS encoding Queuosine biosynthesis protein (PFAM: Queuosine biosynthesis protein~KEGG: similar to S-adenosylmethionine tRNA ribosyltransferase ; K07568 S-adenosylmethionine:tRNA ribosyltransferase-isomerase), which translates to MTNTNELLLSEFQYDLPDDRIARFPLPQRDASKLLLYKGGVVSHNRFTDLPSLLLPNSFLVFNDTKVIPARLHFTKPTGALIELFLLNPFPIEPGGEPAPISLAMEETGTAIWQGMIGNRKRWKQDEPLVTTFPTPEGEVILTASWHDYDQSAVRLSWQPAELTFAQLVQYIGEIPLPPYLKREATATDRETYQTVYSKQEGAVAAPTAGLHFTAAVFEALANNNINHDYLTLHVGAGTFQPIKTDDVRQHHMHTEQVVYTQANVRNLLAHLDTVVAVGTTSMRALESLYWIGTKLVRKEPNPFQLDQQYAYQLPDDQQPSVADALNAVLDYLVTANKESVVAHTGIYITPGYRIRLCKGLVTNFHQPGSTLILLIATLIGDSWKNVYKEALENDYRFLSYGDSSLLIP; encoded by the coding sequence ATGACTAATACGAATGAGTTGTTATTGAGCGAATTTCAATACGACTTACCCGACGACCGGATTGCCCGTTTTCCATTGCCCCAGCGCGATGCATCGAAACTGCTTCTCTACAAAGGTGGGGTGGTTAGCCACAACCGGTTTACGGATCTCCCCAGTCTGTTGCTGCCGAACAGCTTTCTGGTGTTTAATGACACCAAAGTCATTCCGGCGCGACTGCACTTTACCAAACCGACAGGTGCCCTAATCGAATTGTTTCTTCTGAATCCATTCCCAATTGAACCGGGTGGAGAGCCCGCGCCAATTTCGCTGGCTATGGAAGAAACCGGTACGGCCATCTGGCAGGGTATGATTGGTAACCGGAAGCGTTGGAAACAGGACGAACCGCTGGTCACCACGTTTCCGACACCCGAAGGAGAGGTTATCCTTACCGCTTCCTGGCATGATTATGATCAGTCGGCTGTTCGGTTAAGCTGGCAACCAGCGGAGTTAACCTTTGCGCAGCTTGTCCAGTATATAGGGGAGATCCCATTGCCGCCCTATCTTAAACGGGAAGCCACCGCCACCGACCGCGAAACGTACCAGACTGTTTATTCAAAACAGGAAGGAGCCGTAGCCGCTCCAACCGCTGGCTTACACTTTACAGCCGCTGTATTTGAGGCATTGGCCAATAATAACATTAATCACGACTATCTAACGTTGCATGTTGGGGCCGGAACGTTTCAGCCCATTAAGACAGACGATGTCCGGCAGCATCACATGCATACGGAGCAGGTTGTGTACACGCAGGCTAATGTGAGGAATCTGCTGGCTCATCTGGATACCGTAGTGGCAGTGGGCACAACCTCCATGCGGGCGCTGGAAAGTTTGTATTGGATTGGTACGAAGCTGGTTCGAAAGGAGCCGAACCCGTTTCAACTCGATCAGCAGTATGCGTACCAGCTTCCGGATGATCAGCAGCCCAGTGTCGCCGATGCACTTAACGCTGTTCTGGACTATCTGGTTACTGCCAACAAAGAGTCGGTTGTAGCGCATACGGGCATTTATATAACTCCCGGTTATCGCATCAGGCTCTGCAAAGGACTGGTGACTAATTTCCACCAGCCGGGGTCGACCCTCATTTTGCTGATTGCTACCCTCATTGGCGACAGCTGGAAGAACGTATATAAAGAAGCTCTCGAAAACGATTACCGTTTCCTGAGTTATGGCGATTCTTCCCTTCTCATACCATAA